In Zalophus californianus isolate mZalCal1 chromosome 4, mZalCal1.pri.v2, whole genome shotgun sequence, the following proteins share a genomic window:
- the LOC113914061 gene encoding small ubiquitin-related modifier 2-like, which produces CEATAEETPVLAVADEKPTEGVKTENNDHINFKVAGQDDSVVQFTTKRHTPLSKLMKAYTPAQLEMEDEDIIDVFQQQIGGV; this is translated from the exons TGTGAAGCGACAGCTGAGGAGACTCCGGTGCTCGCTGTGGCAGATGAAAAGCCCACGGAAGGAGTCAAGACTGAGAACAACGATCATATTAATTTTAAGGTGGCGGGGCAGGATGATTCTGTGGTGCAGTTTACGACTAAGAGGCACACACCACTTAGTAAACTAATGAAAGCCT ACACACCTGCACAACTGGAAATGGAGGATGAAGATATAATTGATGTGTTCCAGCAGCAGATAGGAGGTGTCTAA